The Saccopteryx leptura isolate mSacLep1 chromosome 2, mSacLep1_pri_phased_curated, whole genome shotgun sequence genome has a window encoding:
- the PDIA4 gene encoding protein disulfide-isomerase A4: MRPRKACLLVLLLALTQLLAVASAGEPDEDSNKEEAIEDEDEEEEDEEEEEEDDLDVKEENGVLVLSDANFDNFVADKDTVLLEFYAPWCGHCKQFAPEYEKIASALKENDPPIPVAKIDATTESALASRFDVSGYPTIKVLKKGQAVDYEGSRTQDEIIAKVKEISQPNWMPPPEVTLVLNKDNFDEVVNDADIILVEFYAPWCGHCKKLAPEYEKAAKELSKRSPPIPLAKVDAIAETDLAKRFDVSGYPTLKIFRKGKPFEYNGPREKYGIVDYMIEQSGPPSKEISSLKQVQEFLKDGDDVIIVGVFKAESDPAYQLYQDAANNLREDYKFHHTFSTEIAKFLKVSPGKLVMMQPDKFQSKYEPRSHVMDIQGSTEGSAIKDYVLEHALPLVGHRKPSNDAKRYTQRPLVVVYYSVDFSFDYRAATQFWRSKVLEVAKDFPEYTFAVADEDDFASEVRDLGLSESGEDVNAAVLDAGGRRFAMEPDDFDSDTLRQFVTAFKKGKLKPVIKSQPVPKNNKGPVRVVVGKTFDSIVMDPKKDVLIEFYAPWCGHCKQLEPVYTALGKKYKNHKNLVIAKMDATANDITNDRYKVEGFPTIYFAPSGDKKNPVKFEDGNRDLEHLSKFVEEHATTPSRTREEL; encoded by the exons ATGAGGCCCCGCAAAGCCTGCCTGCTGGTCCTGCTGTTGGCGCTGACGCAGCTGCTGGCCGTGGCGAGCGCCGGGGAGCCGGACGAAG ATTCTAATAAAGAAGAGGCCATTGAGGATGAAGACGAagaagaggaagatgaggaggaggaggaggaggatgactTGGATGTTAAGGAAGAAAATGGTGTCTTAGTCCTAAGTGACGCCAACTTTGATAACTTTGTGGCTGACAAAGACACGGTGCTGCTGGAGTTCTACGCTCCGTG GTGTGGACATTGCAAGCAGTTTGCTCCAGAATATGAAAAGATCGCCAGTGCCTTGAAGGAGAACGACCCTCCCATTCCTGTAGCTAAGATTGATGCGACCACGGAGTCCGCGCTGGCCAGCAGATTTGATGTGAGTGGCTACCCTACCATCAAGGTTCTCAAGAAGGGACAGGCTGTTGACTACGAGGGCTCCAGGACCCAGGATG AAATTATTGCCAAAGTCAAAGAGATCTCCCAGCCCAACTGGATGCCCCCCCCAGAAGTCACACTTGTGCTAAACAAAGATAACTTCGATGAAGTTGTGAACGATGCAGACATCATTCTGGTGGAGTTTTATGCCCCGTG GTGTGGGCACTGCAAGAAGCTGGCTCCCGAGTACGAGAAGGCTGCCAAGGAGCTGAGCAAGCGCTCTCCCCCAATCCCCCTGGCGAAGGTCGACGCCATCGCGGAAACAGACCTGGCCAAGAGGTTCGATGTCTCGGGCTACCCCACCCTGAAGATCTTTCGCAAGGGAAAGccttttgaatacaatggcccaCGGGAGAAGTACG GGATCGTGGACTACATGATTGAGCAGTCTGGGCCGCCCTCCAAGGAGATATCGTCCCTGAAGCAGGTTCAGGAGTTCCTGAAGGATGGAGACGATGTCATCATTGTTGGGGTCTTCAAGGCAGAGAGTGACCCGGCCTATCAGCTGTACCAGGATGCTG CTAACAACCTGAGAGAAGATTATAAATTCCATCACACTTTCAGTACTGAAATAGCAAAGTTCTTGAAAGTCTCTCCTGGGAAGTTGGTCATGATGCAGCCTGACAAGTTCCAGTCGAAATACGAGCCGAGGAGCCATGTGATGGACATCCAG GGGTCTACAGAGGGCTCGGCCATCAAGGACTACGTGCTGGAGCATGCCCTGCCCCTGGTGGGTCACCGCAAGCCCTCCAACGATGCCAAGCGCTACACACAGCGCCCTCTGGTCGTCGTCTACTACAGCGTGGACTTCAGCTTTGACTACAGAGCAG CCACTCAGTTTTGGCGGAGCAAGGTGTTGGAGGTGGCCAAGGACTTCCCCGAGTACACCTTCGCTGTGGCCGATGAGGACGACTTTGCCTCGGAGGTGAGGGACCTGGGGCTCAGCGAGAGTGGGGAGGACGTCAACGCTGCTGTCCTGGACGCTGGCGGACGGCGGTTCGCCATGGAGCCTGACGACTTCGACTCCGACACCCTCCGCCAGTTTGTCACAGCTTTCAAAAAAG GAAAACTGAAGCCGGTCATCAAATCCCAGCCAGTGCCCAAGAACAACAAGGGGCCAGTCAGGGTCGTGGTGGGAAAGACCTTCGACTCTATTGTGATGGACCCCAAGAAGGATGTCCTAATCGAGTTCTATGCGCCCTGGTGCGGGCACTGCAAGCAGCTGGAACCCGTGTACACCGCCCTGGGCAAGAAGTACAAGAACCACAAGAACCTGGTCATCGCCAAAATGGATGCCACTGCCAACGACATCACCAACGACCGCTACAAAGTTGAGGGGTTCCCTACTATCTACTTCGCACCCAGTGGGGACAAAAAGAACCCAGTTAAGTTTGAGGATGGAAACAGAGATCTGGAACATTTGAGCAAGTTTGTAGAAGAACATGCCACAACGCCGAGCAGAACCAGGGAAGAGCTGTAA